Proteins encoded in a region of the Candidatus Cloacimonas sp. genome:
- a CDS encoding MotA/TolQ/ExbB proton channel family protein — MRKFVVIVLLIMMMTFVLAGIAYAQDKAATEKSGGGLQNFAELVFGSGLVKWFKNGGWAMWPILFLAIYGLAYIIWKFIALLNGKVNLNNFLDKIIPLIKEKKFEEAKEIAGKTRGPVAAIIYAGLEKADKGKEAVDEAIENASMIEMSYLEKGFIELSSSITLAPMLGFLGTVAGMIAAFDAIAAARAVDATIVATGIRIALITTEAGLIVAIPIQFFNNVFMTMVDGVVIDMQRASEKVTEVLAENIGIKK; from the coding sequence ATGAGAAAATTCGTGGTAATAGTACTGCTGATAATGATGATGACCTTTGTATTGGCAGGCATTGCTTATGCACAGGATAAAGCTGCAACTGAGAAGAGCGGAGGTGGCTTACAGAACTTCGCTGAGCTGGTATTTGGCAGTGGACTGGTTAAATGGTTCAAGAATGGTGGATGGGCTATGTGGCCAATCCTCTTTCTGGCAATATATGGTTTGGCCTACATAATTTGGAAGTTCATTGCTTTGCTTAATGGGAAAGTGAACTTAAATAATTTTCTGGATAAGATCATTCCCTTGATTAAGGAAAAGAAATTTGAAGAAGCTAAAGAAATCGCCGGTAAAACAAGAGGTCCTGTAGCTGCCATTATTTATGCGGGATTGGAAAAAGCGGACAAAGGTAAGGAAGCGGTGGATGAAGCAATTGAAAATGCTTCTATGATTGAAATGAGCTATTTGGAAAAAGGGTTCATTGAGCTTTCTTCTTCCATTACGCTTGCTCCTATGTTAGGTTTCTTAGGAACTGTTGCCGGTATGATCGCTGCCTTTGATGCTATCGCCGCTGCTCGAGCCGTAGATGCTACAATTGTAGCTACAGGTATCAGGATTGCTTTGATCACAACCGAAGCAGGATTGATTGTGGCTATCCCAATACAATTCTTTAATAATGTGTTTATGACAATGGTAGATGGAGTTGTGATTGATATGCAGAGAGCTTCAGAAAAAGTTACTGAAGTTTTAGCCGAAAATATAGGTATCAAAAAATGA
- a CDS encoding carboxypeptidase regulatory-like domain-containing protein: MRKYALILLILMFIGVGFLQAATTGKLAVRVRDNSGRPIGFVNIVVMQGNQRITGGQTNEKGTVIIINIPPGVYTVKFSLIGYDTMTFNDVRIQVDQTTSLSPIMNKSGIEMKAVTVTAKEDKVDKNRIGSAKNIQMDIMTDAAVSDVTDIVALQPGVSNIGGELHIRGGRANEVNYTVDGMSVTDPVDGGATLQVDTDAIKDMKVMTGGFPAEYGNAQSGVINIVTKDGDPFYSGKVEYNNDHLFLESRNSDVLKVAIGGPVIPFSSQEMREKFTYYLNGSGEWLDGRLKDYYVSNPNIDYSIKGRSLLDTEYDVYDPYADRDNILGIDIGNRNYNAYNVNLKTKYAFKPGQIATFAVRGDRSLNYLYDNSWRYALQHYAEEETTQRQYIGTYDDVINDRMNLKIKASYYQKDSYQGPRGIDRNNYMYMTIDPNNIPENYVDMVSLGNYGYTSIDADNDNVLDEGFLPASYWVYRLESVEEPRNIPGYNPPGTIYGRFIDDTTDILSARADFEWQINDTHMAKTGLEIIKHNIKKNQLENYLKIDDKRRTNYLNSIFDVRDYDLADYIDANEDLICDNVPEGLYALAATQTVPTSLADLVPIYYPQDYFAAAKASAGTRDGYKAEPWQMAYYLQDKMEWEGMIVNAGLRFDLWYLGKNYSVAQDDGSYSVREFDKDDQIQLMISPRLGVSHPITDKDVLRFAYNYQNQLPQMQYIFTSKTPEDANDAETTIQVGNPSLEPQITVTYEVGLSHQLSDDYVLDLTAYYKNLYNYVSTMKERSEIEQTVYWYKYYSNDYGSARGIDMQLEKMLSNFNTWSIAYSLAWAQGNNSYTVIQDESTNLREFPLDWDVRHNISANYTFHIARGEEYFIPFTDYILPLDDFSANVTWTFASGAPYTPQSTESSSALDTNSKRKDFTQQTDMRITKGFVLSNKMSFKVYAEVENLFKNLNVYTVYPKTGNYYWGGDNLEEANIPGFVYDEVNYVYGLAYKNPTYYNNFRSLTLGISFNF, encoded by the coding sequence ATGCGTAAATATGCATTGATCCTGCTAATATTAATGTTTATTGGGGTAGGGTTCCTTCAAGCCGCTACCACAGGTAAACTTGCAGTCCGAGTGCGTGATAATTCAGGTCGTCCGATCGGATTTGTAAATATAGTTGTGATGCAAGGAAATCAACGCATCACTGGTGGTCAGACAAATGAAAAGGGAACGGTAATAATAATCAATATTCCTCCCGGCGTCTATACTGTTAAGTTCTCCTTAATTGGTTATGATACGATGACCTTTAATGATGTTCGGATTCAGGTAGATCAAACAACTTCGCTTTCTCCCATTATGAATAAAAGCGGGATAGAGATGAAAGCGGTTACCGTTACCGCCAAAGAAGATAAAGTGGATAAAAACAGAATCGGCAGCGCCAAAAATATCCAGATGGATATAATGACCGATGCCGCTGTCTCCGATGTAACCGATATTGTCGCTCTCCAACCTGGTGTATCAAATATTGGGGGTGAATTGCATATTCGCGGAGGCAGAGCCAACGAAGTCAATTATACCGTTGATGGAATGAGTGTTACTGATCCTGTGGATGGTGGAGCCACTTTACAAGTTGATACTGATGCGATAAAAGATATGAAAGTAATGACGGGTGGCTTTCCAGCTGAATATGGAAACGCCCAGTCCGGTGTAATAAATATTGTTACCAAAGATGGAGATCCCTTTTATTCTGGTAAAGTAGAATATAATAACGATCATCTCTTCTTGGAAAGCAGAAATTCCGATGTATTGAAAGTAGCAATTGGAGGTCCCGTTATACCTTTTTCTTCTCAGGAGATGCGTGAGAAATTCACTTATTATCTTAATGGTTCTGGTGAATGGCTGGATGGACGGTTAAAAGATTATTATGTCAGCAATCCCAACATTGATTATAGCATTAAAGGCAGATCACTTTTAGATACCGAGTATGATGTTTATGATCCTTATGCTGATCGGGATAATATTCTGGGCATCGATATCGGAAATAGAAATTACAATGCTTATAATGTTAACCTAAAAACAAAATATGCCTTCAAGCCAGGGCAAATTGCCACTTTTGCGGTTAGAGGGGATAGAAGTTTAAACTATTTATATGATAATTCTTGGCGCTATGCTCTACAGCATTATGCAGAGGAAGAAACAACTCAAAGACAATATATCGGTACTTATGATGATGTAATCAATGACAGGATGAATCTAAAAATTAAAGCCAGCTATTATCAAAAAGATAGTTATCAAGGTCCCAGGGGCATAGATAGAAACAATTATATGTATATGACCATAGATCCCAATAATATTCCTGAGAACTATGTTGATATGGTTTCTTTGGGGAATTATGGCTATACATCCATAGACGCCGATAACGATAATGTTCTTGATGAGGGATTTTTGCCTGCCAGTTATTGGGTTTATCGTTTGGAAAGTGTTGAAGAACCAAGAAATATTCCTGGATATAATCCTCCCGGTACTATTTACGGCAGATTTATCGATGATACTACTGATATTTTAAGCGCTCGAGCAGATTTTGAATGGCAGATAAATGATACTCATATGGCAAAAACAGGTCTGGAGATTATCAAACATAACATCAAGAAGAATCAGCTGGAAAATTATCTGAAGATTGATGACAAACGCCGCACAAATTATCTGAATAGTATCTTTGATGTCCGAGATTACGATCTTGCCGATTATATTGATGCAAATGAAGATTTGATATGTGATAATGTTCCCGAGGGATTGTATGCCTTAGCTGCAACTCAGACAGTTCCTACTTCTCTGGCGGATTTGGTACCAATATATTATCCTCAGGATTACTTTGCCGCAGCCAAAGCATCTGCCGGAACACGAGATGGCTATAAAGCGGAACCTTGGCAAATGGCTTATTATCTGCAGGATAAAATGGAATGGGAAGGAATGATCGTTAACGCGGGTTTGCGTTTTGATCTGTGGTATCTGGGTAAAAACTATTCAGTGGCGCAGGATGATGGCAGTTATTCAGTGCGTGAATTTGATAAAGATGACCAAATCCAGCTTATGATATCTCCCCGTTTGGGTGTATCTCATCCGATCACTGATAAAGATGTGCTTCGTTTTGCTTATAATTACCAAAATCAATTGCCTCAAATGCAATATATCTTTACCAGCAAGACACCTGAAGATGCGAATGATGCAGAAACAACGATTCAAGTGGGAAACCCCAGTTTGGAACCACAAATTACCGTTACCTATGAAGTTGGTCTTTCTCACCAATTGAGTGATGACTATGTGCTGGATTTAACTGCCTATTATAAGAATCTCTACAATTATGTAAGTACTATGAAAGAGCGTAGCGAAATTGAACAGACCGTCTATTGGTATAAATATTATTCCAATGATTACGGCTCAGCTCGTGGTATTGATATGCAATTAGAAAAAATGCTATCCAATTTTAATACTTGGTCTATTGCCTATTCTCTGGCATGGGCTCAAGGAAATAACTCTTACACTGTTATTCAAGATGAATCGACCAATTTAAGAGAATTCCCACTGGATTGGGATGTGCGCCATAATATAAGCGCCAATTATACATTCCATATTGCCAGAGGGGAAGAATATTTTATACCCTTTACCGATTATATACTGCCTCTTGATGATTTTTCCGCTAATGTAACCTGGACTTTTGCTTCTGGAGCACCTTACACACCACAAAGTACCGAATCCAGTAGTGCTCTTGATACAAATAGTAAAAGGAAGGACTTTACTCAGCAGACTGATATGAGAATAACCAAGGGATTTGTTTTATCCAACAAAATGAGTTTCAAAGTTTACGCTGAAGTGGAGAATCTGTTTAAAAACCTGAATGTATATACTGTTTATCCTAAAACGGGAAACTACTATTGGGGCGGAGACAACCTTGAAGAAGCCAATATTCCTGGTTTTGTTTATGATGAAGTAAATTATGTTTATGGGCTTGCCTATAAAAATCCTACTTATTATAACAATTTCAGGAGCTTAACTTTGGGAATCTCGTTTAACTTCTAA
- a CDS encoding biopolymer transporter ExbD has translation MIISRKRKLKAMIPTASTGDIAFLLIIFFMSTTKFDVKEGIKLVLPQKAEATGNKTQTLTLTEKEMTRFQILPDGQIAVNKEAPRYIESEELDVIIQQKMQMNPDMIFKVITDRETKYSEMIRVVDRLKAAKIEKISLSTN, from the coding sequence ATGATAATCTCTCGCAAGAGGAAACTTAAGGCAATGATACCAACTGCTTCTACAGGTGATATCGCTTTTCTATTGATCATCTTCTTTATGTCCACCACCAAGTTTGATGTGAAAGAAGGTATTAAACTTGTTTTACCTCAGAAAGCTGAAGCCACCGGTAATAAAACTCAAACCCTTACTTTAACTGAAAAAGAAATGACCCGTTTCCAAATCCTACCTGACGGGCAGATTGCCGTTAACAAAGAAGCACCTCGTTATATTGAGAGTGAAGAGCTTGATGTAATAATACAGCAAAAAATGCAAATGAATCCGGATATGATCTTTAAAGTTATTACCGACAGAGAAACAAAATACAGTGAGATGATCAGAGTTGTTGACCGCCTTAAAGCGGCCAAGATAGAAAAAATATCCCTTTCCACGAATTAG
- a CDS encoding biopolymer transporter ExbD, whose product MAKFNTKKRRDVAIPQASTSDIAFLLLLFFMVTTVFVQEKKFWVERSRWPYAESIERIPRNHTSTIYVMRDETILLDDIPTRIESSEDVFISQTLIRKKTEDPELIVCFRTDKDTKYGVMSDVMRQLQDANALVVAFETQPLQKK is encoded by the coding sequence ATGGCTAAATTTAACACGAAAAAAAGAAGGGATGTTGCCATTCCCCAAGCATCAACATCTGATATTGCGTTTCTCTTGTTGCTGTTTTTTATGGTTACTACCGTTTTTGTGCAGGAAAAGAAGTTTTGGGTGGAGCGTTCTCGTTGGCCCTATGCGGAAAGCATTGAACGGATTCCTCGTAATCATACAAGTACTATTTATGTAATGCGTGACGAAACAATTCTCTTGGATGATATTCCTACTCGGATAGAAAGTTCTGAAGATGTTTTTATATCTCAAACTCTTATCCGGAAAAAAACGGAGGATCCCGAACTGATTGTCTGTTTCCGAACTGATAAAGATACAAAATATGGAGTAATGTCTGATGTTATGCGCCAATTACAAGATGCAAACGCTCTGGTAGTTGCCTTTGAAACACAACCATTACAGAAGAAATAA
- a CDS encoding energy transducer TonB gives MKAQYQDWKDIANSQFSKGLALSLTLLIFAIMVTPKVEVRKQVFQTEQMELVDIPAEERERIETPQTDVDVNVTFQISDVLGTEEVDMAAFQEALTQIGDIYRTSSPTQQSEDETPVNFVPYDDPPVVIGKIEPAYPEFARRNKLEGTVILEVEVLKDGSIRDIRVRRGVGGGLDEAAIEAVRKVKFQPGRSSGQAVDCLVIIPVEFKIQ, from the coding sequence ATGAAAGCACAATATCAGGACTGGAAAGACATTGCCAATTCCCAATTCAGCAAAGGTCTTGCCTTATCTCTTACCCTACTTATTTTTGCCATTATGGTTACTCCCAAAGTGGAAGTTCGCAAGCAGGTTTTTCAGACAGAACAGATGGAATTAGTAGATATTCCAGCGGAAGAAAGGGAAAGAATTGAAACACCTCAAACTGATGTGGATGTTAATGTAACTTTTCAGATTAGTGATGTTTTGGGGACTGAAGAAGTAGATATGGCAGCTTTTCAGGAAGCTCTCACTCAAATTGGCGATATCTATAGAACCTCTTCTCCTACTCAACAATCAGAAGATGAAACACCGGTAAATTTTGTTCCTTACGATGATCCACCAGTGGTCATAGGCAAAATTGAACCTGCTTATCCTGAATTTGCCCGTAGGAATAAACTGGAAGGAACAGTAATTCTGGAAGTGGAAGTTTTGAAAGATGGCAGCATTCGCGACATTAGAGTGCGGCGTGGGGTTGGTGGTGGTTTAGATGAAGCTGCAATAGAGGCAGTGCGTAAAGTAAAATTTCAACCCGGGAGAAGCAGTGGTCAAGCGGTTGATTGTTTGGTCATTATCCCGGTAGAATTTAAAATTCAATAA